The stretch of DNA TCAATATCAGCACCCACTAGATCAGCTAAGTTAGCTAACTCGTTCATAAAAGAGATGCGTGTTGCCAGCATGGCATTGGCGGCATACTTGGTCAACTCTGCACTTTTTACATCCATGTAATAGGTACGTTCATGGTGACGGTTAAAAGGCGCATAGAGCTTACGCATCTGCTCTTTAGCGCGTACGCCTGCAGGCGTATTTTGAGTACCAACCACAATGCGATCAGGCCGCATAAAGTCCTCAACTGCCGCACCTTCTTTCAAAAATTCTGGATTAGAAACGACTGAACATAGGTCTGACGATAAATGACGTTTCACCAACTCTTCTGCAATGGCTGCAGTGACCTTATCAGCCGTGCCTACAGGAACCGTAGATTTATCGACGATGACCTTTGGGCTAGTCATATGACGTCCAATATTGCGCGCTGCCGCTACTACATACTGCAAATCTGCTGATCCATCCTCATCAGGAGGGGTGCCCACCGCAATAAATTGAATGTCACCATGAGCAACTGAGGCGGCAATATCAGTAGAAAACTGCAAGCGACCTGCAGCACGATTGCGCTCGATCATTTCTTTGAGGCCAGGCTCATAAATAGGGACGCCACCCGAGTTTAGTATTTCAATTTTTTGGGGATCTACATCCAAACAAAAAACATGATTGCCCTGCTCCGCTAGACAAGCGCCAGTAACCAAACCAACGTAACCGCTACCAATGATTGTGACTTTCAAGACATCTCCAAATATTTCAGTATCTACAGCTTCAATTACATTGAGGGTCCACTGGGCACAGCACCCTCATTACGTCTTGGTGAATAAGCCTCCCAATGGTTGCAACCCGGGCATTGCCAATAAAAACGTCGTGCACGAAAGCCGCAATTGCCGCAGGTGTAACGAGCCAGACTAGTCGTACGTTGTTTTAATAAACTCAGTGTCGCCACTAAATCAGAAATTCTTTCTGGTGTGCCATTACTCTCAGCCAGCATCAGGCGGGTCTCGGCTAATTTAGATAAAGCACTCAAGCTAGGTGCGTATTGCATTACATCGACCAACATGGCCTCGGCAGCCTTAGCGCCCCGAATTTGGGTCATATGCTTTTGAACAATATCAAGCAATTCTCCAGATGCCTGAGTTTTCAGTAACGCGTCCAACACACTTAATCCTTGCTCCGCCTTATCCAGGCCTGAGTGTGCAGTCATCCAACGATCTGCCAACAAATGCATATATGCAGGATGGTTGGCCGCTATAACACTCCAAGCTTCTATTGCTTGCGCTGGACGCTCAAGTGCCATGAAGTAATCGCCCCGTAAGATCAGTCCGCGAGCATGATTAGGCACTGCTTGCAGTGCCAGTGTGATGGTTTGCTCAGCCTCAGATAAATCTTTCCGCCTAAGCGCCTCCTGACCTATCTCGCAATAGAACTGAGCGATCTCAACACGGTGTGGTTTGCCCTGCAAACTCTCTAGCTCACTTGCAGCAACAATGGCCTTCTGCCACTCGCGCTCAATCTGATACATCTCCAATAAACTCTCTTTAGCGGGGGCGGAAAACTTACCTTCGCCCACACGATTTAAAGAGGCTTCCGCCCTATCTAATAAGCCTGCTCGTAAAAAATCACGGCCTAGCTCGTATGCCGCGTGATCACGATCTCGTGGCTTTAAATCATCTCGATTTGCAAGGTGTTGATGCACCCGAATCGCACGCTCAGTTTCACCGCGACGGCGGAACAAGCTTCCTAAGGAAAAATGTAACTCAATCGTTTCAGGGTCGAGCTGTGCAATCTTGACCAGAGTCTCAATAGCTTGATCAGGCTGCTCATTTAATAAAAGACTTAAGCCTTTGAATGTAGAACGTTGTTGACGCATCCGCTCGCGCTCATCCATGCGGTTTTCAAGACGTAAATCCCAACGTGAGGCCAGCCATCCGATACCAAATAATATCGGCAGTATCAACAGCCATGAGGTAGCGATCTGAATCATGACTCAGAGGCTCAATAAAAAAATGGCCCGAACGGACCACTGGGTGAATGTAATGCGGCTAACCACCAGAACCCTCTTTGGGGCTCACTTGCTTAAGCGGCTTGTAATCAACACGCTCACGAAGTTCTTTGCCAGGCTTAAAGTGGGGAACTCGCTTCTCTGGAATGAGTACTTTCTCACCAGATTTAGGGTTACGACCAGTACGCGCCGGACGATGATGCAATACAAAACTACCAACACCACGCAACTCAATACGTTTACCTTCAGCTAAGGCATGAGTCATAGTGTCCAATAAAGTCTTTACAGCTAACTCGACATCCCTAGGCAGCAACTGCGGAAACTGCTCCGCCAAACTCTCTACCAACTCTGAACGAGTAATTGCTTGTTGCTCTTGATCTGACATGGTCTATCAATGACAAAACGCCGCTCCCCACAAAGGAAGCGGCGATCTTGATTTAGCCCTTACTGTCCATCTTTGCTTTTAACAAAGCACCCAAGTTGGTTGTGCCGGACTGCGCATCACCCTGGAGCTTGCTCATTGCATCTTGCTGGTCAGTACTGTCTTTTGCTTTAATTGAAAGGTTAATCACACGTGATTTACGATCAATGTTAATGATCATGGCGGTAACACTATCGCCCTCTTTCAATACATTGCGTGCATCTTCAACGCGATCGGTTGAGATTTCTGATGCACGTAAGTAAGCCTCAACTTCATCAGCCAAATGAATGGTTGCACCCTTAGCATCAACCGCTTTTACAGTACCAGTAACGAGGCTACCCTTGTCACTCACTGATGTGTAGTTGTTGAATGGGTCACCAGACAATTGCTTGATACCAAGAGAGATGCGCTCTTTCTCAACATCAATGGCTAATACCGTAGCTTCGACTTCATCACCTTTTTTGTATCTCTTAACAGCCTCTTCTCCTGGCTCATTCCATGAAAGGTCTGAGAGGTGAACCAAGCCATCGATACCGCCAGGCAAACCAATGAATACACCAAAATCAGTGATCGATTTGATTGCGCCGGTGAGTTTGTCACCTTTTTGCTGGCCACGTGCAAACTCATCCCATGGATTTGCTTTGCACTGCTTGATGCCCAAGCTAATACGACGCTTGTCTTCATCAATATCCAGAACCATCACTTCAACTTCAGTTCCTAGTGCAGTAGCTTTACTTGGAGCAACGTTCTTGTTTGTCCAATCCATTTCGGAAACGTGTACCAAGCCTTCGATACCACTCTCGATTTCAACAAACGCGCCGTAGTCAGTCAGGTTAGTTACCTTGCCGAATAAGCGAGTATTTGGTGGGTAGCGACGAGCGATACCAACCCAAGGATCATCACCAAGCTGCTTCACGCCGAGTGAAACACGGTTCTTCTCTTGGTCGAACTTCAAAATCTTTGCGGTAACTTCTTGACCTACAGTCAACATCTCGCTTGGGTGACGCACGCGACGCCATGCCAAATCGGTAATGTGCAAGAGGCCATCGATACCACCGAGGTCAACGAATGCGCCGTAGTCCGTAATATTTTTCACGATACCTACAACAACGCTACCTTCTTTGAGGTTAGACATCAACTTCGCGCGCTCTTCACCTTGACTAGCTTCAACAACCGCACGACGTGACAACACTACGTTGTTACGCTTACGATCAAGCTTGATAACCTTAAATTCCATGGTCTTGCCTTCATAAGGAGTTGTATCCTTAATTGGGCGTGTATCTACGAGTGATCCAGGCAAGAATGCGCGGATGCCGTTAACCATGACAGTCAAGCCGCCTTTAACCTTACCGGTAACAGTACCAGTAACGATTTCTGCCTGCTCGAGTGCTTTTTCCAAATTCATCCATGAAGCCAGACGCTTTGCTTTGTCACGGGAGAGGATGGTGTCGCCATAGCCATTTTCAAGTGCGTCAATCGCAACTGAAACGAAATCACCGGGAGCTACTTCAATCTCTCCAGCGTCGTTATGGAATTCTTCAACAGGAATAAACGCTTCAGACTTTAAGCCAGCGTTAACAACGACGAAGTTATGGTCGATGCGAAGGACTTCAGCCGAAATAACTTGGCCGGTCTTCATATTCGATCGGGTTAATGATTCTTCAAATAATTCTGCAAATGATTCAGACATGTATATTCACTTTGTGCCGCCAGAAGATCCGACGGGTTAGGTTATAAAAGCCCAAAGAAACACGCTAAATTAGATAATCGCGTTGTAGAGTTTCTAAAGACACCAAAACTACTGCTTTACTGCACACTGCATTACATTGCTGCAAACTGCCTTACTGACTACTCAAGCAACCTTAGTTTGATACCAAGCCAAGACCGCCTGAACTGCTTGATCTATCGATAATTCCGAAGTTTCCAGCACTTTCGCGCCTTCTGCAACTGTAAGAGGTGCAGTTCCTCGGCTGCTATCTCGAGCATCACGCTCTTCTAAATCACTCAATAAGTCAGTAAGTTTAGCAGGAATTCCCTTAGCTATCAATTGCTTATGTCGACGTTCTGCTCTGGCTAACGCCGTTGCAGTTAAAAAAACCTTGAGCGTTGCATCAGGAAAAATCACCGTTGCCATATCTCGCCCATCAGCCACCAGGCCTGGGGACAGTCTAAAACCATGCTGAACGCCCACTAACGCACCCCTTACTTCGGGGTGAACGGCAATCTTAGAAGCCCGTAAACCTACCTCTTCAGTCCGAATTGCCTCAGTCACATCTTCAGAATTGAGCAAAACTCGACCATTTTTAAAGGAAATAACCATTTTCTGGGCTAAAAAACCCAATTCAATACCATTTTCGGGGTCAATTGCTGCTTTTTGACTGCCTAAGGCAACTAAGCGATAGAGCGCCCCACTGTCCAAATAATGAAAGCCTAGCTTTTCAGCCACTAGGGATGCGACCGTACCTTTACCAGAGGCTGTTGGGCCATCAATTGCGATCACGGGGGCTAAGTTCATGGCAATAAAGGCGTTAACTGACGACCGCAGCAAATTCCGCAAAATAAGTGGGGAAGGTCTTGGCAACACAATCAGGTTCATTAATCTTCAATGGATTTGGGCCAAAAGCCGCTAAAGAGAAACACATTGCCATACGATGATCATCATAGGTATCGATGCCCTCAGGCGGTGATCGCCAATCAGCCAAAGTCTTGGGGGCTTCCACTTCAATATAGTCATCACCCTCCTCAACTATTGCCCCTAATTTTTTGAGCTCTTTTGCCATTGCGGCGATACGATCCGTCTCTTTCACGCGCCAACTGGCAATGCCATTCAAGCGGGTTTTTCCCTCTGCGAATAAGGCGGCAACAGCCAGCGTCATTGCCGCATCAGGAATTTCAGTACAGTCGATCGTAATCGCATTCAGTTTGCCACTGGCGTTTTGAACACCAGCAACCTCAATCCAATCATCACCTGTAGTAATTTTTGCCCCCATCAATGCCAATGCATCAGCAAAAGCAACGTCGCCCTGAATACTGTCGCTACCAACCCCCAACACCCGCACAGGCCCACGACCAATTGCCCCCAATGCCAAAAAATAGGATGCAGAAGAGGCGTCGCCCTCAACCAGCATCGCTCCAGGGCTTTGATAAACGGCGTCTGATGTATTGGCAGGAATAACAAAAGATTGCGCATCTGGACAATCTACGAGCACTCCAAATCGAGCCATTAATTTAAGGGTAATCTCGATATAAGGACGAGAAATGAGCTCGCCAATGACTTCAATTCTGACTGGCTCTTTTGCCACCAAAGGCAGAGCCATTAATAGCGCTGTCAAAAACTGACTAGACACATCGCCACGCACTTTCACAATATCTTGGATATTAATCTGGGATGTAGCAATTTGGATCGGCGGATAACCAGCCTGCAACTCATAAGTAATTTCTGCGCCAATTTGACGTAGTCCGTCCACCAAATCACGAATAGGACGCTCATGCATTCTGGCTACGCCTGATAGGCGGTAGTTACCACTTTGCATCGCTAACGCTGCCGTTAACGGCCGAATAGCAGTCCCTGCATTTCCCATCCAAAGATCTGCTTCGCGTACCGGAAATTGACCGCTACACCCCTCAATAATGCAGATGTGATGATCCTGATCCGCTACTAAAATACCTAGCTGACGCAAGGCGTTTCGCATCACTTGCGTATCGTCCGCATCTAATAAATTATGGAGTGTAGTAGTGCCAGAAGAAAGGGCTGCTAACAATAATGCTCGATTGGAAATACTTTTTGAGCCAGGCAAAACAATCTCGCCATGTGCCTGTCTAAATGGACCAATCTGAATACTAGAAAAACTGCTCATCAAAGAGTATCCAAATCTTGACGGGCCTGACTTGCTTTTTTGAATAACTTTTCAATAGCAGCGCCGTCGTTTTCAGCAATTAATTGGCGCATATGGCCAGCGATTAATAAGTACTGATCAAGCTCTTTTAGAACTGAAGTGCGATTCCCCAGGCAAATATCCCGCCACATTTCAGGGCTAGAAGCGGCAATGCGAGTGAAATCTTTAAAGCCAGCGCCAATATGCTCTAACTTTTGATCTGCATCCTCTGAATTAATAATGCTCACCATCAAGGCATAAGACAAGATGTGCGGCAAGTGAGACACTGCTGCATAGATCGCATCATGCTGCACAGAAGAAATCTTTTTTACCCGTGCGCCGACTGACCTCCAAAAGCCCTCAATCAGATCGGTGTCCTGCGGTGAGTTTTCTTGCAGTGGGCAAATAATAGTTTGCTTATCCTGAAATAAATCAGCCTTAGCGGCATTAGCGCCATATTGTGCGCCACCAGCAATAGGATGTGCCGGAACAAACTGGCAAGCCTTCTTACCTAAAATTTCTTTTGCTGCCAAAATCACATCCCCTTTGGTGCTACCAGCATCAGTCAACATCGTCCGAGGCTGAAGATGAGGCTCCATGATTTCAAAGGCTGCTCGCATTTGTGCGACAGGAACGCAAAGCACAATCAAATCAGATTGTTTGGCAGCCTCTACAAGATCAACTACCTGATCAATTGCACCCATCTTCAAGGCTTGCTCTGTGTTGGCTGCACTACGCCCAACCCCTAATATGGTGTTGACAACACCTGCTTGCTTCAAAGCCAAGCCAAGAGAGGCACCAATCAGACCGACACCCACAATAGTGACGGTTCCGTAATTCACTTTCGAATTCATAACCGTCATGCAGTCAGCGCTTTATTCTGCGCGACGATATCCCGCAAGGCATGAATAAATGCTGCGTTTTCTTCTTGTAGTCCAATCGAAATTCGCAACCACTGTGGCAAACCATAATTTCCTACCGGCCGAACGATAATTCCACGTTTTAACAACTCTAGATTCATACGATTACCTGCGCCATCGTCATCACCTACTTTGACTAAAACAAAGTTTCCAGCCGAGGGAAGATAAGACAGATTGAGGGCATCAAATGCCTCGGTCAACTGAGCTAAGCCAGCACGATTAAGCTCAAATCCTTGCTGCAAAAATTCTATATCCTGGAATGCGGCAATTGCTGCAGCCTGCGCAAGACTATTAACGTTAAATGGCTGACGTATGCGATTGAGTAGATCTGTCAGTGCAGGCTGTGCTACTCCGTAACCAATACGCAAACCAGCTAAACCATATGCTTTAGAAAAACTACGCGACAGGATCATATTAGGAAAGCGCTTGATCCAAGCAACAGCATCGTAACGTTGCTCTACAGACAAATACTCGTTATATGCTTCATCCAACACCACAACAACGTGTGCTGGTACTGCCAGCAGGAATGCTTCAATTTCTTGAGCGCTCAAGTAACTGCCGGTAGGATTATTGGGATTTGCAACGAATACCAGCTTTGCCTTATCGCCAGAAGCCTGAATAGCGCTTAGCATGGCAGGTAAGTCATGGCCATAGCTAGCTGTTGGGGCAACTTCAATCGCGTTTGCGCCAACGGCTTGGGTTGCTAGTGGGTACACCGCAAAAGCATGTCGCGAAAAAATAACCTCATCACCAGCTTGCGCGACAGCACGTGCCGCCAACTCTAAAATATCATTACTGCCATTACCTAAAGTTACCCAGTCCGAGGGAACTCCAAGACGCTCAGACAGTACTTTTTTTAATTCAAACCCATTGGAGTCGGGATAACGACCCAAATCACCAGCCGCCTTAAGCATCGCCTCTTGCGCTGACTTAGGCATCCCAAGAGGGTTTTCATTCGAAGCAAGTTTGACAATTTTACTTTCATCCAAACCATACTCCCGTGCAACCTCACTAATTGGGCGCCCTCCAACGTAAGGCGCAATTGCCTGAATATGTTTTAAACCCAGCTTAGTTGTCATGATAGATATAGATCACTTTTGTTCTCACTCAGCGTTTACACGGAGTGCGGATACGAACCCAGGTTTTTATAAAAGGCCGCCATTGCTTTTAATTCATTCAAAGCTTTGCTTACTTTTGCATCCTCAGCATGGCCAGCCACATCAATGTAAAAGTGATATTCCCAAGTGCCCTTACGTGCAGGCCGAGACTCAAATCGATTCATCGAAACACCATGCTTTGCAAGAGGCTCCAAGAGGCGATGAACCGCACCAGGCTGATTATCGACTGACAACACTAAGGAGGTTTGATCCTGACCAGTGGACTGACATGCGTAGTGACCAATGACAACGAAGCGTGTTCGGTTGTGAGGATCATCTTGAATTTGCGAAGCTACTACCTGCAGCCCATAAGCTACTTGCGCAGGAATACCTGCGATTGCTGCCAAGCTAGGGTCACTCGCCGCCATGCGCGCTGCTTCGGCATTACTACTGACTGCTTGACGCTTAAGATGCGGTGCATGCTCACTCAACCATTGTTGACACTGAGCCAAAGCTTGGGCGTGAGCACAAACAGTAGTCACCCCATTTAATGCCCCATTCGCCGTTAATAAATGATGATGAATAGGTAGTACCAACTCACCACTAATGCGCATAGGAGAGTCTAAGAGAAGATCAAGCGTTCTTGAAACAGCACCTTCACTAGAGTTCTCGACAGGCACAACACCAAATTGGGCTGCGCCCTTCTCAACCGCCTTAAATACTTCATCCAAGCTATTACAAGGAAGGCCTGCTATAGAGTGGCCAAAATAGGTCTGGGCTGCTTGCTCTGAAAATGTGCCAATCGGCCCAAGGTAGGCAATCGTTTGGCGAGCCTCCAACGCTCTACAGGCCGACATCACTTCGCGCCATATTGCAGCGATACCGTCTGGCAGCAAAGGACCTTGATTGATCTCTTGCAACTTCGCTATTACCTGACGCTCGCGCTCTGGCCTAAAAACAGGTGAGGCAAAGCCTCCTTTGATATGACCAACTTCTTGCGCAGCTTGAGCGCGCCAAGTCAGCAACTCTAAGATCTGCGCATCTAATCCATCAATCTTGTCGCGAATGGGCGCTAAGCGCTGTTCTTCAGAGCTCACTTTTGAATTCACTAGGCACGCCTTTCAAAGTCACGCATAAATTCCACCAGGGCTTGAACGCCTTCTAGTGGCATCGCGTTATAAATGCTAGCACGCATACCGCCAGCTGCTTTATGGCCCCGCAAAGCAACTAACCCTGCAGCATTTGATTGCTCCAGAAATACTGCATTGAGGCTTTCATCTTTCAAGAAAAAAGTCACATTCATTCTAGATCGATATGCCTTGGTGACTCGATTCTCATACAAGCCGCTTTGATCCAAAAAGCTGTACAGTAAATTTGCTTTTGCTTGATTTTGTTTTTCTATTGCCTGCACGCCGCCTTGCGCTAGCAACCACTTAAAGCCAAGACCCGCCATATAAATGGCAAAGGTGGGGGGCGTATTGAGCATCGATTGAGTAGCAGCCTGCTTTGACCAATCCCAAATCGATGGCGTAATGCTCATACTGTGACCCATTAAATCTTTACGTACGATCACAATCGTTACGCCAGACGGACCAATATTTTTTTGCGCGCCACCGAACCACACTCCGCATTTGGTAACGTCTATTTCACGGGAGAGAATATTGCTAGAAATATCGGCCACCAACAAGCGACCACCGACTTCAGGCACCTCTGGAAACTCTACGCCGCCGATAGTCTCATTTGCACAGTAATGCACATAGGCAGCATCCTCAGATAGCGCCCAAGTAGTTTTATCAGGAATCGTGTTGAATTTTTCAAGCGCCGAGGTAGCAGCTAAATGTGCCGCTCCATATTTCTCGGCCTCTTTATAAGATTTTTCTGACCAGATCCCTGTGACCAAAAAGTCAGCTTTGGGGCCGTTCTTTCCAAGCGCCATTAGGTTCATTGGTATGGCGGAATTTTGACCTAAACCACCCCCTTGAAGCAGCAAAATCTCATATGAATCTGGAATATTCATCAAGGTACGCAGGTCATGCAATACCTCTTCGTAAAGCGCCATAAACTCTTTACCGCGGTGACTGACTTCCATGACGCTAGCGCCTAAGCCTTGCCAATTAAGCATCTCGCTAGCAGCCTGCTTCAATACCACCTCCGGTATAGCTGCAGGCCCCGCAGCAAAGTTGAAAATACGGCGGTCAAACGTCATGATGAATTATTTACCCCTGGGCCAACACAGATTAAGCATCACCAGCCTCATTAGACGCAGCATCAATCACTGGATCGGCAGAAACTTCTCCCTCTTCAACATCATCTAAGTCATTTTCATCGTCTGAATCACCCTCAGCAATGCGCTGTAAGCCAGACAAACGAGTGCCCTCATCCACGTTAATCAAGGTAACCCCTTGGGTTGCGCGACCCATCTCACGAATTTCAGAAACACGTGTACGCACTAAAATGCCACCAGTGGTAATCAGCATGATCTGGTCTTCTGGAGACACTAACGCAGCAGCGACTACTTTACCGTTTCGGTCAGAAGTCTGAATAGCGATCATGCCTTTTGTTCCCCGGCCATGGCGAGTGTATTCACCAATTGGGGTGCGCTTACCAAAACCATTTTCCGTTGCAGTCAGAACGCTATTTGGAACGGCACTCTCATTAGTTTCGCTGGCTATTGCTTCTGCTTCAGCACCAGCGCCAGCACCAGCACCAACACCAACAACATCATCAGTTGCCTCTGCTGGAGCAACCAGCATAGCGATAACTTGATGGCCATCACCCAAATTCATACCGCGCACACCTCGTGCCGTTCGACCCATTGGGCGCACATCATTCTCATCAAAGCGCACTGCTTTTCCGGCATCCGAAAACAACATCACGTCATGCTTGCCATCCGTAATGGCTGCACCAACCAAAAAGTCATTTTCATTTAAATCTACAGCAATAATTCCGGCCTTGCGAGGGTTCGAAAAGTCAGACAAGCGAGTCTTCTTTACGGTTCCTAAACTGGTAGCCATAAAGACATACTGATCATCCTGATATCCCTTGATTGGAAGAATTACCGTGATTTTTTCACCCTCAATTAAGGGGAACATATTCACAATAGGCTTACCACGCGAGGTGCGACTACCCTGAGGGACTTCCCAGACTTTGAGCCAATACATACGGCCGCGATCCGAGAAACACAAAATGATGTCGTGCGTATTAGCGACGAAAAGTGTCTCAATCCAATCTTCATTCTTAGTTGCAGCAGCCTGCTTCCCTCGACCACCACGCTTCTGCGCGCGGTACTCACTCAGTGGCTGGCTCTTCATGTAACCCGTATTGGAAAGAGTGACCACCATATCTTGCGGAGTAATCAAGTCTTCCGTAAACAACTCAGTCGCATTCATCTCAATGAATGAGCGTCGACCACTATCGCCACCAGCAATGCCAAACTCAGCTTGAACTTCCTTTAATTCAGTTTCAATTACCGAAGTGACGCGTTCAGGCTTAGCCAACAAATCGAGTAAGTCAGAAATTTCTTCCATCACCACTTTGTACTCGTTAACAATCTTATCTTGCTCAAGACCTGTTAAACGCTGTAAGCGCATTTGTAAAATTTCTTGCGCTTGGCTATCTGACAGGCGATACAAGCCAGTCGTCTGCATTCCATACTCAGGTAATAAGCCCTCTGGTCGATAGGCATTACGACCGCCTGGAGTGTCTGTCTCTGCGCGCGCTAACATCTCACGCACCATAGACGAATCCCAAGCCTGACTCATCAACCCACTCTTAGCTACAACAGGATTAGCAGCTGCTTTAATAATGGCGATGAACTCATCAATATTAGCTAAAGCAACAGCTAAGCCCTCGAGGACATGACCACGCTCACGCGCTTTACGTAATTCAAAAATAGTGCGGCGAGTAACGACTTCGCGACGATGCTGCAAGAAGTACTCGAGCATTTGCTTGAGGTTCAACAGGCGTGGCTGGTTATCCACCAACGCCACCATATTCATACCGAAGTTATCTTGAAGCTGAGTGCCCTTGTATAAATTATTAAGCACTACTTCAGGTACTTCCCCACGTTTTAGCTCAATGACTACGCGCATGCCTGACTTATCAGACTCATCACGTAAATCAGAAATACCTTCAATTTTCTTCTCATTAACCAACTCAGCAATGCGCTCAAGCAAGTTCTTCTTGTTCACTTGATATGGCAACTCGTCAACGATGATGGATTGACGTGAGCCTTTGTCTAGATCTTCAAAGTGAGTTTTGGCCCGCATCACCACACGACCCCGCCCAGTGCGATAACCCTCGC from Polynucleobacter sp. TUM22923 encodes:
- the gyrA gene encoding DNA gyrase subunit A codes for the protein MEQAAKETLPISLEDEMKRSYLDYAMSVIVGRALPDVRDGLKPVHRRVLFAMYELNNDWNRAYKKSARIVGDVIGKYHPHGDSAVYDTIVRMAQDFSLRYMLVDGQGNFGSVDGDNAAAMRYTEIRLRKIAHELLADLDKETVDFGPNYDGSEREPLILPAKVPNLLINGSSGIAVGMATNIPPHNLDEVVTACLYVLHNPDCTIDELIEIVPAPDFPTAGIIYGVQGVREGYRTGRGRVVMRAKTHFEDLDKGSRQSIIVDELPYQVNKKNLLERIAELVNEKKIEGISDLRDESDKSGMRVVIELKRGEVPEVVLNNLYKGTQLQDNFGMNMVALVDNQPRLLNLKQMLEYFLQHRREVVTRRTIFELRKARERGHVLEGLAVALANIDEFIAIIKAAANPVVAKSGLMSQAWDSSMVREMLARAETDTPGGRNAYRPEGLLPEYGMQTTGLYRLSDSQAQEILQMRLQRLTGLEQDKIVNEYKVVMEEISDLLDLLAKPERVTSVIETELKEVQAEFGIAGGDSGRRSFIEMNATELFTEDLITPQDMVVTLSNTGYMKSQPLSEYRAQKRGGRGKQAAATKNEDWIETLFVANTHDIILCFSDRGRMYWLKVWEVPQGSRTSRGKPIVNMFPLIEGEKITVILPIKGYQDDQYVFMATSLGTVKKTRLSDFSNPRKAGIIAVDLNENDFLVGAAITDGKHDVMLFSDAGKAVRFDENDVRPMGRTARGVRGMNLGDGHQVIAMLVAPAEATDDVVGVGAGAGAGAEAEAIASETNESAVPNSVLTATENGFGKRTPIGEYTRHGRGTKGMIAIQTSDRNGKVVAAALVSPEDQIMLITTGGILVRTRVSEIREMGRATQGVTLINVDEGTRLSGLQRIAEGDSDDENDLDDVEEGEVSADPVIDAASNEAGDA
- the serC gene encoding 3-phosphoserine/phosphohydroxythreonine transaminase, which translates into the protein MTFDRRIFNFAAGPAAIPEVVLKQAASEMLNWQGLGASVMEVSHRGKEFMALYEEVLHDLRTLMNIPDSYEILLLQGGGLGQNSAIPMNLMALGKNGPKADFLVTGIWSEKSYKEAEKYGAAHLAATSALEKFNTIPDKTTWALSEDAAYVHYCANETIGGVEFPEVPEVGGRLLVADISSNILSREIDVTKCGVWFGGAQKNIGPSGVTIVIVRKDLMGHSMSITPSIWDWSKQAATQSMLNTPPTFAIYMAGLGFKWLLAQGGVQAIEKQNQAKANLLYSFLDQSGLYENRVTKAYRSRMNVTFFLKDESLNAVFLEQSNAAGLVALRGHKAAGGMRASIYNAMPLEGVQALVEFMRDFERRA
- the pheA gene encoding prephenate dehydratase codes for the protein MNSKVSSEEQRLAPIRDKIDGLDAQILELLTWRAQAAQEVGHIKGGFASPVFRPERERQVIAKLQEINQGPLLPDGIAAIWREVMSACRALEARQTIAYLGPIGTFSEQAAQTYFGHSIAGLPCNSLDEVFKAVEKGAAQFGVVPVENSSEGAVSRTLDLLLDSPMRISGELVLPIHHHLLTANGALNGVTTVCAHAQALAQCQQWLSEHAPHLKRQAVSSNAEAARMAASDPSLAAIAGIPAQVAYGLQVVASQIQDDPHNRTRFVVIGHYACQSTGQDQTSLVLSVDNQPGAVHRLLEPLAKHGVSMNRFESRPARKGTWEYHFYIDVAGHAEDAKVSKALNELKAMAAFYKNLGSYPHSV